In Candidatus Promineifilum breve, one genomic interval encodes:
- a CDS encoding glycosyltransferase family 2 protein: protein MKKLSVIICCYNEQATIRDVIARTSAVDLGPGWTREILVVDNYSTDGTREILRQLDTPDVRVIFHERNMGKGMSIRTGIANMTGDYLIIQDADAEYDPAEHARFCRKADETGAAAIFGSRVLGGDVKYKYAHAYLGVRVLTAMTNLLFGGHLTDVATATKMVRGDLAKSLNLTTTDFNLDFELPNKILLAGHDIIEIPISYNPRTYAEGKKIKASDGLRAMVTMMRDRLGMTPVFKPGQPGVNRIVGDTL, encoded by the coding sequence ATGAAAAAGCTATCGGTCATCATCTGCTGCTATAACGAGCAGGCCACCATCCGGGACGTCATCGCCCGCACCAGCGCCGTCGATCTCGGCCCCGGCTGGACGCGCGAAATCCTCGTCGTCGATAACTATTCGACTGACGGCACGCGCGAAATTTTGCGGCAGCTCGACACGCCGGATGTGCGCGTCATCTTCCACGAACGCAACATGGGCAAGGGGATGTCGATTCGCACCGGCATCGCCAATATGACCGGCGACTACCTGATCATCCAGGACGCCGACGCCGAATATGACCCGGCCGAACACGCCCGCTTTTGCCGCAAGGCCGACGAGACGGGCGCGGCGGCCATCTTCGGCTCGCGCGTGCTGGGCGGTGACGTGAAGTACAAGTATGCCCACGCCTATCTGGGCGTGCGCGTGCTGACGGCCATGACCAACCTGCTATTCGGCGGCCACCTGACCGACGTGGCAACGGCGACCAAGATGGTGCGCGGCGACCTGGCGAAATCGCTGAACCTGACCACAACCGACTTCAACCTCGATTTTGAACTGCCCAACAAAATCTTGCTGGCCGGCCATGACATCATCGAGATTCCCATCAGCTATAACCCCCGCACCTATGCCGAGGGCAAGAAGATCAAGGCCAGCGACGGGCTGCGGGCCATGGTGACGATGATGCGCGACCGGCTGGGCATGACGCCGGTCTTCAAGCCCGGCCAGCCCGGCGTCAATCGCATTGTGGGCGACACGCTGTAA
- the rfbH gene encoding lipopolysaccharide biosynthesis protein RfbH yields MGDSDIEELRQSILARVAEYYDKAHNNRPFVPGQSTVHYAGRVYDETEIQNMVSAVLDFWLTAGPYAEQFEKQLGAFIGVREVVPVNSGSSANLVALTTLCSRQLPDGLRPGDEVIVPAVSFPTTVNPIIQNRLTPVFVDSCLGDLNLDVAQLEEALSPRTRALMFAHTLGNPADMDAVMAFVQRHNLFLVEDTCDALGSKWDGRMVGTFGELATLSFYPAHHITMGEGGAVYTDRPKLAKIARAVRDWGRDCWCGYDNPVNGKCGIRFEREVPGIPGFYDHRYFYSEIGYNLKLTDPQAAMGLAQLQKLPDFIRRRKENFAYLYEGLRPYSEFLMLPTWHPKADPSWFALPLLVRDEAPFMRHQLTRFLETNQVQTRLIFAGNILRQPAYQHIEHRVAGDLSNSDQVMRGGFFVGVYPGLDRPRLDYMLDTFGRFFKQL; encoded by the coding sequence ATGGGTGATAGCGATATCGAAGAGCTGCGGCAGTCGATCCTGGCCCGAGTTGCCGAATATTACGACAAAGCTCACAACAACCGGCCGTTCGTGCCGGGCCAATCAACCGTCCATTACGCCGGGCGCGTCTACGACGAGACGGAAATCCAGAACATGGTCAGCGCCGTGCTCGATTTCTGGCTGACGGCCGGGCCATACGCCGAGCAGTTCGAGAAACAACTGGGCGCGTTCATCGGCGTGCGCGAGGTCGTGCCGGTCAATTCCGGTTCGTCGGCCAATCTGGTGGCCCTGACGACGCTCTGCTCGCGCCAGTTGCCCGACGGTCTGCGCCCCGGCGACGAGGTGATCGTCCCGGCGGTCAGCTTCCCCACCACCGTCAACCCCATCATCCAGAACCGCCTGACGCCGGTCTTCGTCGATAGCTGCCTGGGCGATCTCAACCTCGACGTGGCCCAATTGGAAGAGGCGCTGTCGCCGCGCACGCGGGCGCTTATGTTCGCCCACACGCTGGGCAACCCGGCCGACATGGACGCCGTGATGGCTTTCGTGCAGCGGCACAATCTATTCCTGGTCGAGGACACCTGCGACGCGCTGGGGTCGAAATGGGACGGCCGCATGGTGGGCACGTTCGGCGAACTGGCGACGCTCAGCTTCTACCCGGCCCACCACATCACGATGGGCGAGGGGGGCGCGGTCTACACCGACCGGCCCAAGCTGGCCAAGATCGCCCGCGCCGTGCGCGATTGGGGGCGCGATTGCTGGTGCGGCTACGACAACCCGGTCAACGGCAAATGCGGCATCCGCTTCGAGCGCGAAGTGCCCGGCATCCCCGGCTTCTACGACCATCGCTACTTCTACTCCGAGATCGGCTACAACCTGAAGCTGACCGACCCGCAGGCGGCGATGGGGCTGGCCCAGTTGCAGAAGCTGCCCGATTTCATCCGCCGCCGCAAGGAAAACTTCGCCTATCTCTACGAAGGGTTGCGCCCCTACAGCGAGTTCCTGATGCTGCCTACCTGGCATCCCAAGGCCGATCCGTCGTGGTTTGCCCTGCCGCTGCTGGTGCGCGACGAGGCGCCGTTCATGCGCCACCAACTGACCCGCTTTCTGGAGACCAACCAGGTGCAGACGCGGCTCATCTTTGCCGGCAACATCCTGCGCCAGCCGGCCTATCAGCACATCGAACACCGCGTCGCCGGCGACCTGAGCAACTCCGACCAGGTCATGCGCGGCGGCTTCTTCGTCGGCGTCTATCCGGGGCTGGATCGGCCGCGGCTGGATTATATGCTCGACACGTTCGGCCGTTTCTTCAAGCAGCTCTGA